Proteins found in one Chloroflexota bacterium genomic segment:
- a CDS encoding response regulator transcription factor yields the protein MSQASILLVDDEFPIRATLGDLLRRRGYDVQTADSGEEALDRIAQRPFDLFLLDLRLPGVDGITVAQRVRERYPDAAILILTGHGSLDSAIEGIHLGVFDYMLKTSSPQDVLARVKSALEAQADQRHKKSLMNTLQTVVSELGGKQQEPTETPTQQPAGDQWIRVGELEIGLWRQMARLGDQTLNLTPTEFRLLSCLAQQAGLVMSYANLLRCAQGYEAESSEAAELLKPHIYHLRQKIEPDPSNPRYILTVRGTGYVLAVEAPQTK from the coding sequence ATGAGTCAAGCTTCGATTTTATTGGTTGACGACGAATTTCCGATTCGTGCCACCCTTGGCGATTTGCTGCGGCGACGTGGCTACGATGTGCAAACTGCCGATAGCGGCGAGGAAGCACTCGACCGCATTGCCCAACGGCCTTTCGATTTGTTTCTTTTGGATTTACGCTTGCCTGGCGTTGATGGCATTACCGTGGCGCAACGGGTACGCGAACGCTACCCCGATGCAGCAATTTTAATCTTGACTGGCCATGGTTCGCTCGATAGCGCGATCGAAGGCATTCATTTGGGTGTGTTCGACTATATGCTCAAAACTTCTAGCCCGCAAGATGTGTTGGCGCGGGTCAAGAGTGCGCTTGAGGCGCAAGCCGATCAACGGCATAAAAAAAGCCTCATGAATACGCTACAAACGGTGGTTAGCGAGCTTGGTGGCAAGCAACAAGAGCCAACCGAAACCCCAACCCAGCAACCAGCTGGCGATCAATGGATTCGCGTCGGTGAGCTAGAAATTGGCTTATGGCGACAAATGGCGCGGCTTGGCGACCAAACCCTGAATCTTACGCCAACCGAATTTCGTTTGTTGAGTTGTTTGGCCCAGCAAGCTGGCTTAGTGATGAGCTACGCTAATTTGTTACGGTGTGCGCAAGGCTACGAGGCCGAAAGTAGCGAAGCCGCCGAATTGCTCAAACCGCATATCTACCACTTGCGCCAAAAGATCGAGCCAGATCCATCAAATCCACGTTATATTTTGACCGTGCGTGGCACTGGCTATGTCTTGGCTGTCGAAGCACCCCAAACTAAGTAA
- a CDS encoding PAS domain S-box protein: MLSREQLETENASLKREVELLRHQLATQPAEPLFQSLLEAAPDGVVIVNAHGIISVVNAQAEAIFGYDRESMVGQPIELLIPERVRGVHVAYRSNYTREPRTRPMGIGADLLARRSDGTEFYTEISLSPLKTADQLLIIAVVRDVTEQKKLAKEHEHRLTQRVSAAEAALLQGARLAAVGQLSASIAHEINNPLYAARNALLLLEEDLPEEVRESTVMQLARDQLTRIAGIIERMRDFYRPMRGEMAPTDLNAVIEETLALAGLHARHNNTMITFTPDIHLPAVVCNADQLRQVFLNLVLNGLDAMTNGGTLTVTTEAATSFVTIEICDTGTGIPDDIRAHLFEPFFTNKPNGTGLGLPISAHIVTQHGGQIEVDSTVGVGSTFRVVLPYQPS; the protein is encoded by the coding sequence ATGCTGAGTCGTGAACAGCTTGAAACAGAAAACGCCAGCCTTAAACGTGAAGTTGAGTTATTACGGCATCAATTGGCAACCCAACCAGCCGAACCACTTTTTCAAAGTTTGTTAGAGGCGGCTCCTGATGGCGTGGTCATTGTTAATGCCCACGGCATTATTAGTGTGGTCAATGCCCAAGCCGAGGCTATTTTTGGTTATGATCGTGAATCAATGGTTGGTCAACCAATCGAATTGTTGATTCCTGAGCGCGTGCGCGGCGTGCATGTGGCTTATCGTAGCAATTACACCCGTGAACCACGTACCCGCCCAATGGGCATCGGCGCAGATTTGTTGGCGCGGCGCAGTGATGGCACTGAGTTTTACACCGAAATTAGTCTTAGTCCATTGAAAACCGCTGATCAATTGTTAATTATTGCGGTGGTACGCGATGTGACCGAGCAAAAGAAACTTGCCAAAGAGCATGAACATCGCTTAACCCAGCGGGTCAGTGCCGCCGAAGCGGCCTTGTTGCAAGGCGCACGCTTAGCAGCAGTCGGCCAGCTTTCAGCCTCGATTGCCCACGAAATTAACAATCCGCTGTATGCGGCCCGCAATGCCTTGCTACTGCTCGAAGAAGATTTGCCCGAAGAAGTGCGCGAATCAACCGTGATGCAATTAGCCCGCGATCAATTGACCCGCATCGCCGGAATTATCGAACGCATGCGCGATTTTTACCGCCCGATGCGTGGCGAGATGGCTCCCACCGATCTCAATGCCGTGATTGAAGAAACCTTGGCGCTGGCTGGCTTGCACGCCCGCCATAACAACACCATGATCACATTTACGCCTGATATCCATTTGCCAGCGGTGGTTTGCAATGCCGACCAACTACGCCAAGTCTTTTTAAATTTGGTCTTGAATGGTTTGGATGCGATGACCAACGGCGGTACATTAACTGTCACAACCGAAGCTGCCACAAGCTTTGTTACAATAGAAATTTGCGATACGGGAACAGGCATTCCTGATGATATTCGGGCGCACCTGTTTGAGCCATTTTTTACCAACAAACCCAATGGAACCGGTCTTGGTTTGCCGATTAGTGCCCATATTGTGACCCAGCATGGTGGCCAAATCGAGGTTGACAGCACCGTTGGGGTTGGCTCGACCTTCCGTGTTGTGCTACCCTACCAACCTAGCTAG